The DNA region TTTATAGCTGATATCCATTGTTTCCAGGGCACCGTCAAACTGAAGCGTTCCCCAATAGATACTTACAAACCTTGGCCGGTGCTTATCGCCCTGGTATTCAATGATGAGCTTTTGCAGGTTGTCGATATCCTCGTCAACCCCTAACTCACCGGCGGTAGCGCCGTTGATGACCCCTGTGCGATCGAACATCAGCTCGAAATCCATCTTCTGCGGCTCAATCTTGGAAAACTTGGGCAGCTTGCCCGAGGTTCCCTGTGCCTGCTTGTCAGAATACTTGATCTCGATCTTCTGGCTGTAGCTTTCGGGATTAACCTGTACCGTCATAGAGCCTTCTTCATTTTTGCTCTTCGGATCGGACCAGGCCACGATCTTCATTTTGGTTACATTATCGGCCATCAGCGTTCGTTTTTATTTTTCAAAATCTCCAGTATCTGTTCCACGCACTCGGCAATGATCTCATCTTTATCACCGCCTCCGCCACCACTGCTACCGCCGCCACCCGAGGGCTTTGAATCCTGTTCGGCAGGGCTTTGGTTTACGCTTACGCGGATGTTCAGTTCTCTGATCTCAATTGGCATAATATCAGGTTTGAAGGGAGTAATACTGGTATTGCAGCTCAAAGCTTTCAATTGCGATGCTGTTTTGCTCGGCATTCAGATCGCTCAGGCTCCATTTTTTGGGCCAGGCTTGCACTACATTCCAGGTTAAAAGCGGGTCATGTTCTTCATTAAGCAGGCTTACGGTCAGGTCTTTGGGTTCGATAATAAAATTATTGAACACATTATTACACCAGTCCATCAGCAATTTTGATTCGGTAATGAGCCCGCGTTTCAGCACCAGTGCCGGAAACTTGGCCCTCACCGGCAGCGCGTGTTCAAAACGGTTTTCGCCGCCCTCCTTTTTGGACTCTGTTTCCATCTCCATTGAAAGGCCCGATACGTTCTGGAACCGGCTGTCGATATCTTCATCGCCAATGCCCGTAAACACCACCTTAAAGTGAAAGCCTAAAGGCGGATAACCCGATTTAGCGTCGAAGGCCATGATTAGCCGTTTTTAATGGTTAAACCTTCGTGTGCAACCTCAAGCGTTTCAATTGCAGCCTCATTGGCATCTGCCTTTAAATCTGCCGACTGGATCTTAACCGGGAAGGCATTTTTTACCGACCAGGTAACT from Mucilaginibacter sp. SJ includes:
- a CDS encoding CIS tube protein, encoding MADNVTKMKIVAWSDPKSKNEEGSMTVQVNPESYSQKIEIKYSDKQAQGTSGKLPKFSKIEPQKMDFELMFDRTGVINGATAGELGVDEDIDNLQKLIIEYQGDKHRPRFVSIYWGTLQFDGALETMDISYKLFDSQGRPLRAIVKASFIGSVEDKKRVAKENAQSPDLTKVRVINEGDTLPLLCYQIYGDSKYYIEVARANSLNDFRYLKTGTKLKFPPLNQ
- a CDS encoding phage tail protein, with product MAFDAKSGYPPLGFHFKVVFTGIGDEDIDSRFQNVSGLSMEMETESKKEGGENRFEHALPVRAKFPALVLKRGLITESKLLMDWCNNVFNNFIIEPKDLTVSLLNEEHDPLLTWNVVQAWPKKWSLSDLNAEQNSIAIESFELQYQYYSLQT
- a CDS encoding DUF5908 family protein, which produces MPIEIRELNIRVSVNQSPAEQDSKPSGGGGSSGGGGGDKDEIIAECVEQILEILKNKNER